In one Mucilaginibacter sp. PAMB04168 genomic region, the following are encoded:
- a CDS encoding EVE domain-containing protein, with protein MRYFLVKSEPFKYSWEKFNQDGRTFWDGVRNYQARNNLKAMQEGDLVLFYHSNEGKAVVGIAKVVKEAYQDPTTDDTNWVVVDLSPVESLKNPVTLEQIKADDQLKDISLVRQGRLSVMELKATEFDRIIEMGS; from the coding sequence ATGCGATATTTTTTAGTCAAATCAGAACCTTTCAAATACAGTTGGGAAAAGTTTAACCAGGATGGGCGGACCTTTTGGGATGGGGTACGCAATTACCAGGCGCGTAATAACCTGAAAGCAATGCAGGAAGGCGATTTAGTACTGTTTTACCATAGTAATGAGGGTAAGGCGGTGGTAGGGATTGCCAAGGTGGTTAAAGAAGCTTATCAGGATCCAACTACGGATGATACTAACTGGGTAGTGGTAGATTTGTCGCCGGTTGAATCTTTGAAGAACCCTGTTACGCTCGAGCAGATCAAGGCTGATGATCAGTTAAAAGATATTTCGCTGGTTAGGCAAGGTCGTTTGTCGGTAATGGAACTTAAGGCGACAGAGT
- a CDS encoding PAS domain-containing protein, whose translation MNFHLLLDAEGRIAFFNNSFQAWSGYHLSELQQKPIQNYLLPTYAQLVNNFLSEPYFQDSLNLPRIAFFCKDAVKWAGMVLTCLPQQGNNSHTIMISLSDVTKQAQQEMDEVKQTHASFFEGHPFGVLRLNNDGEVTNINPQLYADAGYNLAVLQQTAFVNFVLTKYRQRVLREYVNTTKFGKGSTFDIQILTAQQQPLDVNLTMIPVIYHGKTIETYLVVKNIAERIALQQNLKKLSLVADKATNGVAVLDKNFEIELINDGFTQMSGYTRMDAIGKGLGELLKMDETDTEVAKVARQKMANGLPLEGEVLCYKKDGTSYWNLLRLAPVLNEEGEMEMCITIHSDITEKRKTEMELRLLADDLYRQNKELHQFAYIVSHNLRSPVANIVGLINLMELFKDDSETLNQTLKELSKSASNLDTVIKDLSYILTVNNASKELLKEPVNLQDTLQQVLIDLQPQILMTDADVKIPVKPVVMRTNRAYLHSIFYNLISNAIKYKSHQTPYIKIDYYLTDEHTVIYVADNGKGIDLNKHGHELFKPYKRFDFKVEGKGLGLFLVKSHIEALGGHLTVKSEVKKGSTFYMKIPFA comes from the coding sequence ATGAATTTTCATTTGCTGCTGGATGCAGAAGGGCGAATAGCCTTTTTTAATAATTCATTTCAGGCCTGGTCAGGTTATCATCTTTCTGAATTACAGCAAAAGCCCATACAAAATTACTTACTACCTACCTACGCGCAGTTAGTTAACAACTTTTTGAGTGAGCCTTATTTTCAGGATAGCCTTAACCTGCCGCGTATAGCTTTTTTTTGCAAAGATGCAGTTAAATGGGCCGGCATGGTACTTACTTGCCTGCCGCAACAAGGCAACAACAGCCACACCATAATGATTAGCCTGAGTGATGTGACCAAGCAGGCGCAGCAGGAAATGGATGAAGTTAAACAAACACATGCTTCCTTTTTCGAAGGGCATCCATTTGGTGTGTTAAGGTTAAATAACGATGGCGAGGTTACAAATATTAACCCGCAGCTTTACGCCGATGCAGGTTACAACCTGGCTGTATTGCAACAAACCGCGTTTGTGAATTTTGTGCTTACCAAATACCGTCAGCGGGTGTTACGAGAATACGTTAATACAACCAAGTTCGGTAAAGGGTCAACGTTTGATATTCAGATTTTGACAGCCCAACAACAACCACTGGATGTAAACTTAACCATGATACCTGTTATTTATCATGGCAAAACTATCGAAACTTATTTAGTAGTAAAAAATATTGCCGAACGAATAGCGCTGCAGCAAAATCTTAAAAAACTATCACTTGTGGCCGATAAAGCTACCAATGGGGTGGCGGTGTTGGACAAGAATTTTGAGATAGAGCTTATTAATGATGGGTTTACGCAAATGAGCGGTTACACCCGCATGGATGCCATAGGCAAGGGTTTGGGAGAATTGCTTAAAATGGACGAAACCGACACAGAGGTAGCTAAAGTAGCCCGGCAAAAAATGGCGAACGGCCTGCCATTGGAAGGCGAAGTGCTCTGTTATAAAAAAGATGGAACCAGTTATTGGAACTTGCTTAGACTTGCGCCCGTTTTGAATGAGGAAGGTGAGATGGAAATGTGTATTACTATACATTCTGACATCACTGAAAAACGCAAAACAGAAATGGAGCTCCGTTTACTGGCCGATGATTTGTATCGGCAAAATAAGGAACTGCACCAGTTCGCATACATTGTATCGCATAACCTTCGTTCGCCTGTAGCCAATATCGTTGGACTAATTAATTTGATGGAGTTATTTAAAGACGACAGCGAAACGTTAAATCAGACGCTCAAGGAATTATCTAAATCGGCCAGCAATCTTGACACCGTAATTAAAGACCTAAGTTATATACTTACCGTAAATAATGCAAGCAAAGAGCTGTTGAAAGAACCCGTAAACTTACAGGATACCCTGCAACAGGTATTGATAGATTTACAGCCCCAAATTTTAATGACTGATGCAGATGTGAAAATACCGGTTAAACCAGTGGTAATGCGCACCAACCGCGCTTACCTTCACAGCATTTTTTATAACCTAATCAGTAACGCTATTAAGTATAAATCACACCAAACGCCTTACATTAAAATAGATTATTACCTTACGGATGAGCATACCGTAATTTATGTTGCCGATAACGGTAAAGGTATTGACTTGAATAAGCACGGCCATGAATTATTTAAGCCCTACAAACGATTTGATTTTAAGGTTGAAGGGAAAGGCCTGGGCTTGTTTTTAGTAAAAAGCCACATAGAGGCGCTGGGCGGGCACTTAACCGTTAAAAGCGAGGTAAAAAAAGGCTCAACTTTTTATATGAAGATACCTTTTGCTTAA
- the holA gene encoding DNA polymerase III subunit delta, whose product MTANDIIKDIKNRRFKPLYLLHGEEPYFIDLIGNYIEDNVLSDAEKGFNQTVLYGKDTDIMTVLNAAKRYPMMAEYQVILIKEAQDMKWGKEDADKKGINPVLSYFENPLNSTVLVFCYKYGKFDKRKKAYKAIEKNGLVFESASLYDNKIPAWIESYATEKKYRISAQAAAMLCEYLGNDLSKIANELDKLMLNIAAGQEIGLKDVQDNIGISKEYNVFELQSALIKRDVLKANQIINYFEANPKANPIVLILGNLNNFFSKVLLYHYVKDKTPQNVARELGVNPYFIKDYEMAARSFDYYRSTQIIGWLREYDLKSKGLNSSASHGELLKELVFKVLH is encoded by the coding sequence ATGACCGCTAACGACATTATAAAAGATATAAAAAACCGCCGTTTTAAGCCGCTTTACCTGCTGCACGGAGAGGAGCCGTACTTTATTGATTTGATTGGCAATTATATAGAAGACAATGTGCTGTCTGATGCGGAAAAAGGCTTTAATCAAACCGTTTTGTACGGAAAGGATACCGATATAATGACGGTGCTTAACGCAGCTAAGCGTTACCCAATGATGGCTGAATACCAGGTTATCCTTATAAAAGAAGCACAAGATATGAAGTGGGGCAAGGAAGATGCCGATAAGAAAGGCATAAACCCAGTGCTGAGCTACTTCGAAAATCCACTTAACAGTACTGTACTGGTATTTTGTTACAAGTACGGAAAGTTTGACAAGCGCAAAAAGGCTTACAAAGCCATTGAGAAGAACGGTTTGGTATTTGAGTCGGCATCTTTGTATGATAATAAGATACCGGCCTGGATTGAGAGCTATGCCACCGAAAAAAAGTATCGAATTAGCGCCCAGGCGGCTGCCATGCTTTGTGAGTATTTGGGTAATGATCTTTCTAAGATAGCTAACGAGCTGGATAAGCTAATGCTCAACATTGCGGCAGGGCAGGAGATTGGATTAAAGGATGTTCAGGATAATATTGGTATAAGCAAGGAATACAATGTATTTGAGCTGCAATCGGCGCTTATTAAAAGAGATGTGCTAAAAGCCAATCAGATTATAAATTATTTTGAAGCTAACCCCAAGGCAAACCCTATTGTGCTTATACTAGGTAATCTTAATAATTTTTTCAGTAAGGTACTACTGTACCATTACGTGAAAGATAAAACACCACAAAACGTTGCACGCGAGTTGGGCGTAAACCCATATTTTATCAAGGATTATGAAATGGCAGCCCGCAGCTTCGACTATTATCGTTCTACCCAAATTATAGGCTGGCTACGCGAGTATGATCTTAAAAGCAAAGGCCTAAACTCTTCTGCATCGCACGGCGAGCTCTTAAAAGAATTAGTATTTAAGGTACTGCATTAA
- a CDS encoding type I restriction enzyme HsdR N-terminal domain-containing protein: MDLLQPLALPPYPFKLTEQSGQLYIFDDIRKKQLVLTPEEWVRQHFVQYLIQQKSYPKTLIKLEGGLKVHGMAKRSDIVVFNPAGEKVLMVECKAPGVVIDQKVFDQVARYNITHRIKLLAVTNGLQHYYCAINFDKKNYRFLEELPAYGLF, translated from the coding sequence ATGGATTTGTTGCAGCCTTTGGCTTTGCCACCCTACCCTTTTAAGTTAACAGAGCAAAGCGGCCAACTCTATATATTTGACGATATACGTAAAAAGCAACTGGTTTTAACCCCCGAGGAATGGGTACGGCAACACTTTGTGCAGTACCTTATTCAGCAAAAAAGCTATCCCAAAACACTTATTAAGCTTGAGGGAGGGCTCAAAGTACATGGTATGGCCAAACGATCCGACATCGTTGTATTTAATCCGGCGGGAGAAAAAGTATTAATGGTTGAATGCAAAGCGCCGGGCGTGGTCATAGATCAAAAAGTATTTGACCAGGTTGCCCGTTATAACATAACTCACCGCATAAAGCTGCTGGCAGTTACCAATGGCTTGCAGCACTATTATTGTGCCATTAACTTTGACAAGAAAAACTACCGTTTTTTAGAAGAACTGCCCGCCTACGGGTTATTTTAG
- a CDS encoding ATP-binding protein produces the protein MSNEAGFFNLSIKNIVFAGQSMLTQARIRLLYYGMFLVFVSVSAVLINVLFLRQSALVVIAASVLVIAAVLFKYLTWKADWKAVAHILLVIGTIINLSDAFLIFQKVDILTVQLVLLIIIFAFYMLGQNWGLLYSLANLLPVLLFMVYSYNNIYIIDMKPEVLEQSTIIICVIANFTLMVFIHNHFYNAFLKNIWQLKRTSEDQARLNLNLETAIEKAEKSSHAKSEFLSTMSHEIRTPLNAVIGMSNLLLMGNPRPDQLENLEILKFSANNLLAIVNDVLDFNKIESGKVVFENIRFNLMELMHNICGGQIIKANEKGLIFKLKIDDALRNRIVIGDPTRITQIIFNLVSNAIKFTRQGFVEVKVNCVEDRHNQVLIRFSVRDSGIGIERDNLKAIFEPFTQESITTTRKYGGTGLGLAIVKRLLELKGVQMEVNSKPGQGSEFAFNLDLPVATERLEEPATKVSNSDDSDSQINHLNILVAEDNMVNTMLMKKFFSKWQVKASFAENGERAIEMMQYGNFDIVLMDLQMPVLNGFDAAMEIRKLPDSQKASIPIIALTASALTDIREKVFSSGMNDYVSKPFKPEELKQKIITLVNRKAMFNQPSA, from the coding sequence ATGAGTAACGAAGCAGGTTTTTTTAACCTCTCTATAAAGAATATTGTGTTTGCGGGGCAGTCAATGCTTACGCAAGCGCGTATTCGCTTGTTGTATTATGGTATGTTTCTGGTTTTTGTATCTGTAAGTGCTGTATTAATAAATGTGCTTTTTTTGCGTCAAAGCGCATTAGTAGTAATTGCCGCAAGCGTATTGGTTATAGCTGCCGTGCTATTTAAATACCTAACGTGGAAAGCTGACTGGAAAGCCGTTGCCCATATCCTGCTGGTGATAGGTACAATTATTAACCTTTCGGACGCATTTTTGATTTTTCAAAAAGTTGATATTTTAACAGTGCAATTAGTACTGCTCATTATAATATTTGCTTTTTATATGCTTGGGCAAAATTGGGGCTTGTTATACTCATTAGCCAATTTGTTGCCTGTTCTGTTATTTATGGTTTATAGCTATAATAACATATACATCATCGACATGAAGCCTGAGGTGTTAGAGCAATCCACCATTATCATTTGCGTTATAGCGAATTTTACTTTGATGGTGTTCATACACAATCACTTCTACAATGCATTTTTGAAGAATATCTGGCAACTTAAACGTACCAGTGAAGACCAGGCTCGCCTTAATCTGAATTTGGAAACAGCTATCGAAAAGGCCGAGAAATCGTCGCATGCCAAGTCAGAGTTTTTGTCTACCATGTCTCATGAAATACGCACACCATTAAACGCGGTAATTGGGATGAGCAATCTGTTGTTAATGGGTAATCCACGGCCCGATCAGTTGGAAAATTTGGAAATACTCAAATTTTCGGCCAACAACCTGCTGGCTATTGTAAACGATGTGCTCGACTTTAATAAGATCGAATCAGGGAAGGTTGTGTTTGAAAACATTCGGTTCAACCTTATGGAGTTGATGCACAATATTTGCGGCGGCCAGATCATCAAGGCAAACGAAAAAGGGCTGATATTTAAGCTAAAGATAGATGATGCACTGCGTAACCGCATTGTAATTGGTGATCCTACCCGTATTACACAGATTATTTTTAACCTGGTAAGCAACGCCATTAAGTTTACCCGCCAGGGCTTTGTTGAAGTAAAGGTAAATTGTGTAGAAGACAGGCATAATCAGGTCCTGATCCGGTTCTCGGTTAGGGATTCGGGGATTGGCATTGAGCGCGATAACTTAAAGGCGATATTCGAACCTTTTACACAAGAATCCATTACCACTACGCGAAAATATGGTGGTACCGGTTTAGGTTTAGCCATAGTTAAACGTTTACTGGAGTTAAAGGGTGTGCAAATGGAAGTCAACAGTAAGCCCGGGCAGGGATCGGAGTTTGCTTTTAATCTTGATTTGCCTGTAGCAACAGAAAGACTAGAAGAACCTGCTACAAAAGTTAGTAACAGTGATGACAGTGATAGTCAAATAAACCACCTTAATATACTGGTAGCAGAGGATAACATGGTTAATACCATGCTTATGAAGAAGTTTTTCTCGAAGTGGCAAGTAAAGGCGTCGTTTGCCGAAAATGGTGAGCGTGCAATAGAAATGATGCAGTATGGCAACTTTGATATTGTGCTGATGGATTTGCAGATGCCGGTATTAAACGGGTTTGATGCTGCTATGGAGATACGTAAACTGCCCGATTCGCAAAAGGCAAGTATACCTATCATTGCGTTAACGGCATCGGCGTTAACTGATATACGCGAAAAAGTGTTTAGTTCAGGTATGAACGATTATGTTTCGAAACCTTTTAAACCTGAAGAGTTAAAGCAGAAGATTATTACGTTAGTGAACCGTAAGGCCATGTTTAATCAACCGTCGGCCTAA
- a CDS encoding valine--tRNA ligase, giving the protein MSISKTYQFNEVEDKWYSYWLEHKFFKSVPDEREPYTIVIPPPNVTGVLHMGHMLNNTIQDVLIRRARMKGKNACWVPGTDHASIATEAKVVAMLKERGIAKTDLSREEFLNYAWEWKEKYGGIILDQLKKLGASCDWDRTRFTMEDDLSEAVIDTFIHLYKKGWIYRGVRMINWDPRGLTAVSDEEVIRKEVNQKLYYIRYEIVGEQLSVINELDPAQTTEGPANYITIATTRPETIMADSAVCINPEDGRYTHLHGQKVKVPLINREIPVILDEYVTMDFGTGCLKVTPAHDLNDYELGQKHNLPVIDILNDDGTLNDSAEILIGEDRFAARKKIAVLLEEAGALEKVEEYKSQVGFSERTDAVIEPKLSMQWFCKMGEMAKPALDYVLNGDVKLIPDKFINTYRHWMENVRDWNISRQLWWGQQIPAWYLPNGQFVVAKTAAEALEEAKKLDTQNTHLTIADLRQDEDVVDTWFSSWLWPISVFDGFKAPDNADINYYYPTNDLVTAPEILFFWVARMIMAGHEFKGKAPFKNVYLTGIVRDKLGRKMSKSLGNSPDPIDLIGKYGADGVRVGMLLCSPAGNDLMFDESYCEQGRNFANKIWNAFRLVKGWEVSQELENPNTTAISWFKNRFNEALGEIEGLFDQYRLSEAIMAVYKLVWDDFCAWYLEMVKPVYQQPIDAETFRVTIAYFEDILKLLHPFMPFITEELWHDDLFGNRAAGDCCIVAQLPVVEQTDTQLLTRCENIKQIITEIRNTRNAKKLSPKESLELFIKQNSMVNYEVFVPIITKLGNISSIGFTDDKLAGAVNFMVSTDEFFIPLSNNIDAEEERVRLQKEKEYLIGFLKSVDAKLSNEKFVNNAKPEIIENERKKKADAQAKLQIIEDNLNFLAN; this is encoded by the coding sequence ATGAGTATTTCAAAGACCTATCAGTTTAATGAAGTTGAAGATAAATGGTACAGCTATTGGCTCGAACATAAGTTTTTTAAATCGGTGCCCGATGAGCGTGAACCATACACTATAGTTATTCCCCCACCTAACGTTACCGGTGTGCTGCATATGGGGCACATGCTTAACAATACCATTCAGGACGTATTGATACGCCGGGCCCGCATGAAAGGCAAAAATGCTTGTTGGGTACCCGGTACCGACCATGCAAGTATAGCAACCGAAGCTAAGGTTGTTGCTATGCTCAAAGAACGCGGCATTGCTAAAACTGACCTCAGCCGCGAAGAGTTCTTAAACTACGCATGGGAGTGGAAAGAGAAATACGGCGGTATAATTTTGGATCAGTTAAAAAAGCTGGGCGCATCATGCGACTGGGACCGCACCCGCTTTACTATGGAGGATGATTTATCTGAAGCAGTTATTGATACCTTTATTCATCTTTATAAAAAAGGCTGGATTTACAGAGGGGTACGTATGATTAACTGGGACCCGAGAGGACTTACCGCAGTATCTGACGAGGAGGTGATCCGTAAGGAAGTAAATCAGAAACTTTACTACATACGTTATGAAATTGTGGGCGAGCAACTATCAGTTATCAATGAACTTGATCCGGCACAAACAACCGAGGGGCCTGCTAACTATATCACTATTGCCACCACCCGGCCCGAAACGATAATGGCCGATTCGGCGGTATGTATAAATCCCGAAGATGGGCGGTATACACATTTGCATGGTCAGAAAGTTAAAGTGCCGCTAATTAACCGCGAGATACCAGTAATACTGGACGAGTATGTAACCATGGATTTTGGTACAGGCTGTCTTAAAGTGACACCTGCACACGATTTAAATGACTATGAGCTGGGCCAAAAACACAATTTGCCGGTGATAGACATCTTAAACGATGACGGAACGTTGAATGACAGTGCCGAGATACTTATAGGCGAAGATCGTTTTGCAGCTCGCAAAAAGATAGCCGTGCTGTTGGAAGAGGCCGGCGCGTTGGAGAAAGTTGAAGAATACAAATCGCAAGTAGGTTTCTCGGAGCGTACTGATGCTGTAATTGAGCCTAAACTATCTATGCAGTGGTTTTGCAAGATGGGCGAGATGGCCAAACCAGCGCTGGATTATGTATTAAATGGTGACGTAAAACTCATACCCGATAAGTTCATTAATACCTACCGGCACTGGATGGAGAACGTGCGCGACTGGAACATTAGCCGGCAGCTCTGGTGGGGACAACAAATACCCGCCTGGTACCTTCCTAATGGGCAGTTTGTAGTTGCTAAAACGGCTGCTGAGGCTTTAGAAGAAGCTAAGAAGCTGGATACACAAAACACACACTTAACTATAGCAGATTTGCGCCAGGATGAAGATGTGGTGGATACCTGGTTTTCATCATGGTTGTGGCCCATTTCTGTTTTTGATGGATTTAAGGCCCCTGACAACGCAGATATTAATTATTACTATCCAACCAACGATCTGGTAACTGCACCTGAGATCCTGTTCTTTTGGGTGGCGCGTATGATTATGGCGGGGCATGAGTTTAAAGGTAAAGCGCCGTTTAAGAATGTGTACTTAACCGGTATAGTGCGCGATAAACTGGGCCGTAAAATGTCAAAATCGCTTGGTAATTCCCCCGATCCTATAGATTTGATCGGAAAATACGGTGCAGATGGTGTACGCGTGGGTATGCTGCTTTGCTCGCCCGCAGGTAACGACCTCATGTTTGATGAAAGCTATTGTGAGCAAGGCCGTAATTTTGCCAATAAGATATGGAATGCCTTCAGGTTGGTAAAAGGCTGGGAGGTAAGTCAGGAGTTAGAAAATCCTAACACGACGGCGATAAGCTGGTTTAAAAACCGTTTCAACGAGGCCTTGGGTGAAATTGAAGGCCTGTTTGATCAGTACCGTTTATCTGAAGCCATAATGGCCGTTTATAAACTCGTATGGGACGATTTTTGTGCCTGGTACCTTGAAATGGTTAAGCCGGTTTACCAGCAGCCCATTGATGCCGAGACTTTTAGAGTGACAATAGCTTACTTTGAAGATATATTGAAGTTATTGCATCCGTTTATGCCCTTTATTACCGAGGAGTTATGGCATGACGACCTATTTGGAAACCGTGCGGCTGGAGATTGCTGTATTGTTGCACAATTGCCTGTAGTTGAGCAAACAGATACACAACTGTTGACGCGATGCGAAAATATAAAACAGATAATTACTGAAATACGCAATACCCGCAACGCAAAAAAGCTGTCTCCTAAAGAAAGCCTCGAACTATTCATCAAGCAAAATTCAATGGTAAATTATGAGGTTTTTGTGCCCATTATCACTAAGCTGGGTAATATTTCGAGCATCGGCTTCACAGATGATAAATTAGCTGGTGCTGTAAACTTTATGGTATCAACAGACGAATTTTTTATACCGTTGAGCAATAATATAGATGCAGAGGAAGAGCGGGTACGCTTGCAAAAGGAAAAAGAGTATTTAATCGGCTTCCTGAAATCTGTTGATGCTAAACTATCTAACGAAAAATTCGTTAACAACGCAAAGCCCGAAATTATAGAGAATGAGCGCAAGAAAAAGGCCGATGCACAAGCCAAGCTGCAGATAATTGAAGATAATTTGAATTTTTTGGCAAACTAA
- a CDS encoding TonB family protein: MLNPKFDLYKTEWLDLVFAGRNKNYGAYDLRAHYGENMLKALAVTVLGFTVAAVSLTIVFGHKKPAEVIIDRDFKPTKYVEPPKVEKPIEAKLKPQAQGLKTEVTSPKTDVASRRYVEPVVTNNPVTTEPTPIDERVISNVNNEGKNNQPVLNTTTQVGPGNGPITDPRGSGEGTTNDPVTLDGLDVMPEPYGGAAAWSRFLQKNIRYPDTEVQGRVVISFIIEKDGRLTDLQVIKGVVSELDREAMRVLKLAPAWKPGMQNGKPVRVKYTIPIVFQMQE, translated from the coding sequence ATGCTTAACCCAAAATTTGATTTGTACAAGACCGAGTGGCTCGACCTTGTATTCGCTGGCCGGAACAAAAATTATGGCGCTTATGATTTAAGAGCCCATTACGGCGAAAATATGCTTAAGGCATTAGCCGTAACTGTGTTAGGGTTTACAGTCGCCGCGGTGTCTCTAACAATCGTTTTTGGGCATAAAAAACCGGCTGAAGTAATAATAGATAGGGATTTTAAACCTACGAAGTATGTAGAACCACCTAAGGTAGAAAAGCCAATTGAGGCCAAGCTAAAACCTCAAGCTCAGGGGCTTAAAACAGAAGTAACATCACCGAAAACAGACGTAGCCAGCCGTCGATATGTTGAACCGGTAGTAACAAATAATCCGGTAACTACAGAACCAACTCCAATTGATGAGAGGGTTATTTCGAACGTAAATAATGAGGGCAAGAATAACCAGCCGGTTTTAAATACCACAACCCAGGTTGGCCCGGGCAACGGCCCCATCACCGATCCAAGAGGTAGTGGAGAGGGCACCACAAACGATCCAGTAACCCTTGATGGATTGGACGTTATGCCTGAGCCGTATGGTGGTGCAGCTGCGTGGAGCAGGTTTTTGCAAAAGAATATACGCTACCCTGATACCGAGGTGCAAGGCCGTGTGGTGATCAGCTTCATTATTGAGAAGGATGGTCGTTTAACCGATCTGCAAGTTATAAAAGGTGTAGTATCTGAGCTTGACCGCGAGGCCATGCGGGTGCTTAAATTAGCACCAGCTTGGAAACCCGGCATGCAAAACGGTAAACCTGTGCGTGTAAAATATACTATTCCAATCGTATTCCAAATGCAGGAGTAA
- a CDS encoding DUF4468 domain-containing protein, which yields MMKQLMLLFIALCIGQFSYAQKGLLSLNEQNQYTYFQVKPVSKPVSAELLAAYLKKNEPGVQSATVVDNGGMAAKGGMLVYKQGLVTGQEDGQIAYKLTVDFKDNKYRLMITDFMFTPYQRNRFGVFAPTGITTPLEKAQGKISDKQLNNYLDKLGAYCAKVDKLIQNYINNPEPAKSNPAGLKKVNTQNW from the coding sequence ATGATGAAACAGTTAATGTTATTATTTATAGCTTTATGTATAGGCCAGTTTAGCTATGCACAAAAAGGGCTGTTGTCGTTAAACGAGCAAAACCAGTATACTTATTTCCAAGTAAAGCCGGTAAGCAAACCAGTTAGCGCGGAGTTGCTGGCAGCATATCTCAAAAAGAATGAGCCGGGCGTGCAGTCTGCCACTGTGGTTGATAACGGCGGCATGGCCGCTAAGGGCGGTATGCTGGTGTACAAACAGGGTTTAGTAACCGGGCAGGAAGATGGGCAAATTGCCTATAAGTTGACTGTTGATTTTAAAGATAACAAGTACCGGCTCATGATAACCGATTTTATGTTTACGCCATATCAGCGCAACCGTTTTGGCGTGTTTGCACCTACGGGCATTACTACCCCCCTTGAAAAAGCGCAAGGAAAAATAAGCGATAAACAGCTTAATAATTATTTAGATAAGTTGGGTGCTTATTGTGCTAAAGTGGACAAGCTTATTCAAAATTATATTAATAACCCCGAGCCGGCAAAAAGTAACCCCGCAGGTTTAAAGAAAGTTAATACCCAGAATTGGTAG